The nucleotide sequence GCGAGATCACGACGGGCGCGGAGTCGGACATCGAGCAGCTGACCGACCTCGCGCGCCACATGGTTGGCAGGTGGGGGATGTCCGAGGCGATCGGGCCGCTGGCCGTGATCGCCCGCGACGGGCAGTCCGGCCCGCTGTTTCCGGGCGCCGCCGAGGTGAGCGATGACACGCACCGCCTGGTCGACGAGGAGGTGCGGCGGATCGTCGAGGACGCGCACATCCGCGTGTCGGGCCTGTTGCAGCGCGAGCGTGGCCGGCTCGACTCGCTGGCGTCCGCGCTGCTCGAGCACGAGACGCTCGACCAGGACGACGCCTATGCCGCGGCCGGCGTGACGGCGGCTCGGGCCGAGGACGGCCGCAAGGCGCGCGAGGCGGCCGCGGCAGCGGCGGCGCGGGTCGTCACCGACGGCGGCTGAGCCGCTCGCTCAGCCGAACGTGCGCGCCCACCACATCGTTTCCCACGCTTGCAAACCGGGTAGGCCGCAAGGTGCATCCGGTTTCATTGACGGGAGGGAAAGATGAGCACGTTTGCAGCGTGGGGGCCGAGGGGCCGGGGGGAGCGCAAGGATCGCGACGTCGTCGAGACCGACGTTCCTGCACGGCTCGACCGGCTGCCGTGGTCGCGATGGCACTGGCTGATCGTGCTTGCGCTCGGCGCGGTGTGGATCCTCGACGGCCTCGAGGTGACGATCGTCGGCACGGTGGCGGCGCAGCTCGAGAAGCCCGGGACGCTTGGTCTGACGCCGTCGGAGCTCGGGCTTGCGGGATCGATCTACGTCGCCGGTGCGGTGATAGGCGCTCTGTTCTTCGGGTACCTGACCGACCGCTTCGGCCGCAAGAAGCTGTTCATGATCACGCTCGCCCTGTACCTGGTCGCGACGGCGAGCACCGCGTTCTCGCAGAACTTCCTCGAGTTCGCGCTGGCACGGTTCTTCACCGGAGCCGGCATCGGCGGTGAGTACTCCGCGATCAACTCCGCGATCGACGAGCTGATCCCGGCGCGCGTGCGCGGATGGGTCGACCTGGCGATCAACGGGTCGTACTGGATCGGCACGGCAGCCGGCGCCGCGGCGTCGCTGGTGCTGCTGAACCCGAGCTACTTCGCGATCGACGTCGGCTGGCGCGTCGGGTTCGGCATCGGCGTGCTGCTCGCCTTCGGCGTGCTGCTCGTGCGGCAGTTCGTCCCCGAGAGCCCGCGCTGGCTGATGACGCACGGGAAGGCGGAGGAGGCCGAGGACATCGTCTCCGACGTGGAGCGCAAGGTCGACGATTCGACGGACGACTCGCTGCCGGAGCCGGAGGGCACGATCGAGGTGCGACAGCGCGAGAACGTCGGTTTCGGCCCCGTGATCAAGGCCGTGTTCGGCGACTACAGGCGGCGCTCGCTGCTCGGGTTCATGCTGATGGTGTCGCAGGCGTTCTTCTACAACGCCATCTTCTTCACCTACGCGCTCGTGCTGGCGAACTTCTACAAGGTGCCGGCGTCGTCGATCGGGTACTACATCCTGCCGTTCGCGATCGGGAACTTCCTCGGCCCGCTGATGCTCGGCCGGCTGTTCGACGTGGTCGGCCGGCGGGTGATGATCTCGTCGACCTACATCATCTCGGGCGTCGGTCTCGTCGTCGTCGGCTACCTGTTCCAGCAGGATTCGATCACGGCGACGCAGCTGACCGTTGGCTGGTCGGTGATCTTCTTCTTCGCCTCCGCCGGCGCCAGCGCGGCGTACCTGACGGTGAGCGAGATCTTCCCGATGGAGACGCGTGCGATGGCGATCGCGTTCTTCTACGCAGTGGCCACGGGCATCGGCGGGATCATCGGCCCGGCGCTGTATGGCCACAACATCGCGACCGGCAACCGCACCACGGTGTTCTACGGCTACCTGCTGGGTGCGGGCCTGATGATCCTCGGTGGCATCACCGAGATCATCATCGGCGTGAACGCGGAACGGCGCGGCCTCGAGGACGTGGCCACGCCGCTGACGGCGGAAGAGGCGTAGGCCGGACAGCCGCGGGCTTGCGCCCGCTCCAACGGAACGCCACCGCGCGAACCGGGCGCAGCAGGGAAGGGAACCGAGCTCCACGCGACTCGGTTCCCTTCCTCGTTTCTGCAATTTGTGGCGCCTGTTATTGACCGATTCTCGGCACGGCGCTACAACTTCATGGTTCCGTTCCACCATGGGGGTCAACGTGAAGAAGCTCTTCGTGCTCGCCGCGACCGGCGCAGCGCTGTTCGTGCCGGGCGTCGCCGGCGCCGCACCGACCGGCGACGTGCGCGTCACCGACCACGCGTACACCAGCAGCGGTACGCCCGGGTACACCGATTCGATCCTGCGCGAATGCTCCGTGTCGCGGGGGCGCAGGAACGAGCCGACCGTCGCGGTCGATCCGCACAATCCGAACGTCGTGCTCGGCAGCTCGAACGACTACTGCGGCGTCTATCAGACCGTCGACGGCGTGCCGCAGCCGATCGGGCCGATCTGGCTCGGGTACTACCGCTCCACCGACGGCGGCGCCACCTGGCCGGTCAACTCACTGGTTCCCGGCTATCCCGGCGACACGTCGGCGGCGGCCCAGCGGAGTCAGGCGCGCACCCAGGGTGCGGGCGATCCGACGATCGCCTGGGACAGCGACGGCCGTGCCTTCTTCGGCTCGGAGTCGTCGAACGATACGAACCCGAAGACGTGGGGCGACGTGTGGGTGGCCGTGTACGACAACCCGCAGGGGCCCAATGGGCCGACGTCGCTGGACGGGTCGCACTACGTTCGCACGGTGCTCGTGCAGCGCGGCTCGTCGGCGAAGAACCTGCTCGGCGTGTTCAACGACAAGGATCTGATCAACGCCGACCACACCGGCGGGAGATTCGACGGCAACGTCTACTTCGCCTACACGAAGTTCAACGGCAACCTGGGGTCGGACAGCATCTACCTGTCGCGCTCCACGGACCACGGGTCGACCTTCTCGAACCCGGTTCGCGTGTCGGGGTCGGATCAGTCGGTGCAGGATGCCGACATCGCCATCGACAGCAGCGGCACCGT is from Gaiellales bacterium and encodes:
- a CDS encoding MFS transporter — encoded protein: MSTFAAWGPRGRGERKDRDVVETDVPARLDRLPWSRWHWLIVLALGAVWILDGLEVTIVGTVAAQLEKPGTLGLTPSELGLAGSIYVAGAVIGALFFGYLTDRFGRKKLFMITLALYLVATASTAFSQNFLEFALARFFTGAGIGGEYSAINSAIDELIPARVRGWVDLAINGSYWIGTAAGAAASLVLLNPSYFAIDVGWRVGFGIGVLLAFGVLLVRQFVPESPRWLMTHGKAEEAEDIVSDVERKVDDSTDDSLPEPEGTIEVRQRENVGFGPVIKAVFGDYRRRSLLGFMLMVSQAFFYNAIFFTYALVLANFYKVPASSIGYYILPFAIGNFLGPLMLGRLFDVVGRRVMISSTYIISGVGLVVVGYLFQQDSITATQLTVGWSVIFFFASAGASAAYLTVSEIFPMETRAMAIAFFYAVATGIGGIIGPALYGHNIATGNRTTVFYGYLLGAGLMILGGITEIIIGVNAERRGLEDVATPLTAEEA